A genomic segment from Deltaproteobacteria bacterium encodes:
- a CDS encoding DNA-3-methyladenine glycosylase I yields the protein MQTRCGWVTSDPLYLSYHDTEWGVPEDDDRKLFELLILEGAQAGLSWITVLKKREHYRRAFAKFDAKKISTFTDRDIAELLANEGIIRNRLKIAATIQNARAFLALQKEHGRFADYLWQFVGGTPKVNAWKTLKEVPAKTVESDAMSKELTKRGFKFVGSTICYAFMQATGMVNDHIVDCFRYKEVKRQAKESREKGVKS from the coding sequence ATGCAAACACGTTGTGGTTGGGTAACAAGCGATCCGTTGTACCTCTCGTATCACGATACGGAGTGGGGCGTTCCTGAAGATGATGATCGGAAGTTGTTTGAGCTGTTGATTCTCGAAGGTGCACAAGCCGGGCTCAGTTGGATAACGGTTTTGAAGAAACGCGAACACTATCGCCGTGCCTTCGCGAAATTCGATGCCAAGAAGATCAGTACCTTTACTGATCGTGATATTGCAGAACTCCTGGCTAATGAAGGGATTATCCGTAATCGTCTCAAGATTGCAGCGACCATTCAGAATGCGCGTGCCTTTCTTGCGCTGCAGAAAGAGCACGGCAGGTTTGCCGATTACCTGTGGCAGTTCGTTGGCGGAACACCCAAGGTCAACGCATGGAAAACACTCAAAGAGGTGCCGGCGAAAACAGTAGAGTCCGATGCCATGAGCAAAGAGTTGACGAAGCGAGGATTCAAGTTCGTTGGCTCAACTATTTGTTATGCGTTCATGCAAGCAACCGGAATGGTGAACGATCACATCGTGGATTGTTTTCGCTATAAGGAAGTGAAACGGCAGGCAAAGGAATCAAGAGAAAAAGGAGTGAAGAGTTAA
- a CDS encoding ABC transporter ATP-binding protein: MVRLLLTLNSSLLVAMLATTRSTLARFRRLTPFVYPFVTRLLFVFALSLVGTVLGLLWPLFTKILIDDVLLAKNLRLLWVLSGVMICVTAIGYVVGAVNRYYYTQVTARILFSLREYVFAHLQSLSLAFHSRVKVGDVLARLNTDIAEVQSVLTDAAFAFVTNILVLIATVGFLLWLDWRLFLVSVLVVPLQFYGVAKVRTPMVEETRKVRELNASIGAFLVEALSAIKFIKLFTAEATQQRRLAALGEQFVPTVTRFEMLSYLGSTVSTATTFLGAALTTLYGGYLVIQGQITVGTLIAFSSYQARAFSPLQALMDLYLRIERAGVSLDRLFEFLDIGKEQVEGVGRGIQPASCHGEIEFRNVAFFHDPRTPLLQDVSFSVATGEQVTILGPSGAGKTTIVDLLVRLYEPAKGTITLDGVNLSELDQTWLRNRIVAVSHDPFLFHTSIRENLRYAKSSATDAELIAAARRVGLDTFVAALPQGYDTVVGERGTRLSAGQKQRIALARALLKEPHILVLDEALSGLDTASESEIREALQAVMKGKTTLTVTHRLSSVRDDDRVLVLDRGYVAWDGRYGDLRTSTSTARFRLDTWESEAQNVRGNMS, from the coding sequence GTGGTTCGTTTATTGTTAACTCTTAACTCTTCATTGCTGGTTGCCATGCTTGCCACCACTCGTTCCACCCTTGCTCGCTTCCGTCGTCTGACGCCATTCGTTTACCCATTTGTTACGCGCCTGCTCTTTGTTTTTGCACTTTCGCTTGTCGGCACGGTGCTAGGGCTTCTGTGGCCTCTGTTCACCAAGATTTTGATTGACGATGTGTTGCTGGCAAAGAATCTCCGCTTGTTGTGGGTGCTGAGTGGGGTGATGATATGCGTTACGGCGATTGGCTACGTTGTTGGTGCGGTCAACCGATACTACTACACGCAAGTCACTGCACGGATTCTTTTCTCTCTGCGGGAGTATGTTTTCGCGCATTTGCAGTCGCTGTCGCTCGCGTTTCATAGTCGTGTGAAAGTTGGCGATGTCCTGGCGCGCCTGAACACCGATATCGCGGAAGTTCAGTCGGTGTTGACTGATGCGGCCTTTGCGTTCGTGACCAATATCCTGGTGTTGATTGCCACTGTGGGGTTTCTGCTCTGGCTCGATTGGCGCCTCTTTCTGGTGAGTGTGTTGGTAGTCCCGTTGCAGTTCTATGGTGTTGCGAAAGTACGCACGCCGATGGTGGAGGAAACCCGCAAGGTGCGAGAACTCAACGCGTCGATCGGAGCCTTTCTAGTCGAAGCGCTCTCTGCTATAAAATTTATTAAATTGTTTACAGCAGAGGCGACCCAACAACGCCGACTTGCGGCCCTTGGCGAACAATTTGTTCCCACCGTCACTCGGTTCGAAATGCTGTCGTATCTTGGCAGTACCGTGTCGACCGCGACGACATTTCTGGGTGCAGCACTGACGACTTTGTACGGTGGATATCTCGTGATTCAAGGGCAGATAACCGTCGGGACACTGATTGCGTTCTCCTCGTATCAAGCGCGTGCATTCAGTCCGCTGCAGGCGCTCATGGATTTGTATCTCCGTATTGAACGGGCCGGGGTGTCATTGGACCGGCTCTTTGAATTTCTTGATATCGGCAAAGAGCAAGTCGAGGGTGTCGGGCGAGGAATCCAACCGGCGAGTTGTCATGGAGAGATTGAGTTCCGCAATGTCGCGTTTTTCCATGACCCCCGGACGCCGCTGTTACAGGATGTGAGTTTCTCAGTTGCAACGGGTGAGCAGGTCACGATTCTCGGGCCCAGTGGGGCAGGAAAGACGACGATTGTTGATCTGCTGGTTCGACTCTACGAACCAGCGAAGGGCACGATTACTCTTGATGGTGTGAATCTTTCTGAACTAGACCAAACGTGGCTCCGCAATCGCATTGTTGCGGTGAGCCACGATCCCTTTCTTTTCCATACGTCGATAAGAGAGAACCTCCGTTACGCCAAGTCCTCGGCCACCGATGCCGAACTCATTGCTGCGGCAAGACGTGTTGGTCTCGATACATTTGTTGCGGCGCTCCCGCAAGGATATGACACAGTGGTCGGGGAACGGGGGACACGTTTGTCAGCTGGCCAAAAGCAACGCATTGCCTTGGCCCGAGCACTCTTGAAAGAGCCACACATCCTGGTGTTGGATGAAGCACTTTCTGGGCTTGACACCGCCAGTGAGTCTGAGATTCGCGAGGCATTGCAAGCAGTAATGAAAGGAAAGACCACGCTGACGGTGACGCATCGCCTGTCCTCTGTGCGTGACGATGATCGAGTGCTGGTGCTTGACCGTGGCTACGTGGCTTGGGATGGACGCTATGGGGATTTGCGCACGTCGACAAGTACCGCACGGTTCCGATTAGATACGTGGGAAAGTGAAGCACAGAATGTTCGTGGAAACATGAGCTAG